The following coding sequences are from one Saccopteryx bilineata isolate mSacBil1 chromosome 3, mSacBil1_pri_phased_curated, whole genome shotgun sequence window:
- the LOC136329805 gene encoding uncharacterized protein, with protein MTVMLKNLRISVKGKIRKSIAHEEEEKEKLKASRQQEKFGRVTLKNEPLIPLELENMGFPSNTEVLSSEGARGRRTASWLPRAEAAEHGGDDPGKARIIHRTWVNINETASASTWMEGNISLKVPLKVPFPLTACEGNLAGRILKTQGLILSPHFPREAAGLPTLLAPVPQLGSEAESCVETASLSDGKLGCVCEMQDYFSIPIHLIIVYHQ; from the exons ATGACGGTGATGTTGAAAAATCTCAGGATATCTGTGAAGGGAAAAAT AAGAAAGTCAATAGcacatgaagaagaagaaaaagagaaactgaaagcTTCAAGACAGCAGGAAAAATTTGGAAGAGTCACACTGAAAAACGAGCCACTGATTCCACTGGAGCTGGAAAACATGGGATTTCCCAGCAACACAGAGGTCCTGTCGAGTGAGGGAGCGCGAGGCAGGAGGACGGCCAGCTGGCTGCCCAGAGCAGAAGCTGCGGAGCATGGTGGTGATGATCCAG gtaaagcaCGAATCATCCATAGAACCTGGGTTAACATCAATGAAACAG cctctgcctctacATGGATGGAGGGAAACATAAGCTTGAAGGTGCCATTGAAGGTGCCATTTCCTTTGACAGCCTGTGAG GGAAATTTGGCTGGAAGAATTCTGAAGACACAAGGACTcattctgtctccccacttccccAGGGAAGCTGCAGGCCTCCCCACCCTGCTCG CTCCTGTCCCACAGCTGGGCTCTGAAGCAGAATCCTGTGTGGAAACAGCATCCCTCTCTGATGGGAAACTAGGATGTGTGTGTGAAATGCAAGACTATTTTTCTATTCCCATTCACCTTATCATAGTGTATCATCAATAA